Genomic window (Arachis hypogaea cultivar Tifrunner chromosome 13, arahy.Tifrunner.gnm2.J5K5, whole genome shotgun sequence):
aataataatattattattattaacccaTACTGATTATTGATGCCATGCGCCGGtgtccattattattattattattattattattattattattattattagcaccAATAATAAACATTAACAAATTGCAattttaaaaagtgaaaaaatataAGTGGTGCCTAAATCCTCTTTCTCCCTCACATCAAATCCAAATTGACCCTAACTCCCAGGCGTGACTCTTATAACCTCTAGCCGTTGAAGTCCTCACGTGAGAAAGGTCTGACTTTTCGCAATTCTCACCTCTTTCAGTTCTCGCCGTTGAAAGGCTGCTTATCTCCTTGCGTCACCGTCTTGGTTCTTTAGGAGCTATTTGACGCCTTGTCGTCTCTAACCTCGTCGTCAAGTCCGAATTTGTCGTCGTCGTCAGTCTTGAGCTGTTGCTAACCTATTTTCTCTTCTTCGATAAGCACTCGTCTCTATGGTGCATTGTTCACTATATTATATAATTTGTATAATCGCGTAATTATGTTCATTCTGTTACTTCTAACTTTACTTTCATGTTGTGTGATATGTAAATTATGTATAATATTTATATGTGTGAGACAGTGATTCAAAAATTCTCTATTTAACTTCTAGATTCTCTATTTTTAGATGACCTTCTTAGTTCAAATCAAAGTTACCTTTACATTGTAATAAGAAGCAATtgtttctaactatttttatgtATTGTTCTGGTTAAGTTGTTGCATTGTAAAATTGTATATTTCTGGttaatttgtataaaaataaCCTACCTACATTGCTAGAGAGAATGtgatgtttatttatttatttatttatttatttatttttgcataTTGGTATCAGAAATTTAAGATGGCTAGAAAAGGTCGTTAtacgaaaaaattaaattttggacCAGCATGTCAGCAACTTCAAACGGGAACGTCTGCGACTTCGTCTTCCCACCACGATGACTCCCAAATTTGCTCGGCCAGTGATGATAGTGTCCCCGCAACTTCACACCCGTTCCGTCCACCCCACAATGAACCAAGGCCTTATCTATAGACGAGCACAAATAGTGCCAAGAACTCGGAGCCAGGCCATGAAAACTTGGTCGCTAATGCAAATGAGATAGATTCTCTTGATCAATACGTTGACGACCTCTTTATTGCTTCTGGAGTTCAAAGTCGCAAAAAACGCAAGACTACGAAATTTTGGAATGTTAAGATAATTGGTAACATATATATTGAAATTTCTCTTGTTCAACATGATTAAGactctatattatatattaattttcttGCATGTTATCCACAACAAATACATATATaaggttattttattttttatagattttaatGGCATAATTAAGCAGGAAAAATTAAGTGTAAGGGAAGCTATGGAATGGCCTAACGATAAAAGGATCATACTCAAATTCAACAGCAAACGGCAACCAATTGGAGATGAAGATGGACTGTGAAAAAAGTTGGCCTAAGATTACCACTAAAGACAAGGTTTATAACGAATGtgtaaagataaaaatttatagcaTTGTTAAATTAAATCTGCTTCGTTTGAGAATTATTAACAAATTGAACTTATCTTTGTAGCAAATTTTTCACTTTGATGAGGATAGTAAAGGAactatcaaaaaaaatattttgaaaaatatgaaaaagtcTTGGAAAGATACAAGGCTGAGGTTGTATGATGCTTATTATAACTCAACATTAATGCTGAGTAAAATATTGAGAACCACGCACTAGGAATTAATAGAGAGCATTAAAGATGGTTCCTTGGATATCGCAGTAAACCTGAGACATGGGTAAAATGTAGTATATCATTTGTAACACAAAAATTCTATTTATCATACATTGGGTCATTTTAAACTAGTTTCTAATTGCCTTTTAACTTTGATAGACTAACAGGAGAAGTACAGGAAAAATGCGATGAATCGATCGAAACAAAAATATACCCACATTGGCGGCTCGAAAAGTTTAGCAAGACGGAGGGAAGAAGATGTAAGTTACATTTGAATTCACTCTTTGAACTATCTCTACACCTACATTTTTCTTAAATGTGTGGAATACAGTAATGGCATAAACTATGTTGTTACAGTTGAAACAATAAGGGAGGAGAGTCGGTAGAGGAGAGTTATGGACCAAAGTGCACAAAAGAAAAGATGGTTCATATATCAATGATGAAGCAAGAGGAGTTGGTATAAATACTACTTTTTGGGTTGAAAGTGTATTACTGTATTGGTATGCTCTAGCGCGCCTATTCATATATTTGCTGATTTATGTTTCTTGGAAGTGATAAAGTATTTAAATAGCACATATAGAAAGAAAGAGATTTCTAAATTTATAGATGACAGATAAATCcactttattaaaaaatatacatgCAATTATAATACTCTTATAGAGTTGTATTGCTTGAATGTAATTTTACTGAGTTGAAAGTCATGCAGTTAATCATCCTATTTGGCATGTTCTTGATATGAGATAGACCAATCAATAATTATTAATTCTGTTTGTTGATTTATGTCTGTAGGAAAGAATTGATGAGATTGAGCAATAGGATGAGTCTTCTAGAGTGTTGTCTCAAAATAATTTGCTTGCTCAAGTTTTTAGAAAAGAGAAATTGGATAGAGTGCGTGGCATGCATTTTGGACCGACTCCTAGTCAACTCTTCGATTCGAATTCACATCCGTCGAGCAATGGAGTCCAAGTAGAGGAGATCCAGAGGAACCTGTTTGAACTACAGCCAAAGTTGGAAGCCGAGAAGTTGAAAAGGAAGGCGATGGAGGATGAAGCAACaacagagaagaaaaagaggcagGCAATTGAGAGTGATATAAGATATCTATTTCAACAGTAGCGTGAGGAGCTGGCACCAGACATCGCTGCGGGGATGAATTTCGTGGAAGGATAGagtgaaaaatagaatattaggatttgaattattttggtttgaaataaattttttttattaatttgactATGCAAATTTTAGTAAGAGATTtactttattgatatttttataaatatattattttattttgcagtttatttttttgtttttgtcacaAGTTTATATTCAATAGACagaaaatattaagatttaaaatcttaaaaaaaaataaaaaaagcgtAAAAAATacctataatatttaaaaaaaaattgcgatttttaaagaaaaatccaaatttttttaactttgtattgaatttagcaGCGGTTTTAAAAACACCGAAAATAATCATAAATTAGAAAAAATTGTCCTAAATTGTGGCGGTTTATACCTGCCGAAAACGGACACTTGCATATTGCAGCATTTTAAAATCGCCGAAAACTGTTCATAATTTGAAAAAATAGCCGTAATAACCGCCAGTAAACATGTGCAAAACTTGACGCGTGCATCCTGCGGCGGTTTTGTACCGCCGCTAAATTCAATGCCGTAAAATACTAATTAAGCGACGATTATACTAATGATGGCTGAAAACCGCCGCGAAAATCAAATCCATGTGCTAATAACCAAGGTGGTCCACTCAACTGCCAGTATTTGGATTTGCGAGAGTTTAAAACCGTCTTTGCAAGAGTTCAAAACCACCGCTAATAGGCAAAAAAACCACCGCAAGTTACCGTACTCTCTTGTAATGGTTTAACTCTAAAATATCTGAGTTTGAGTATTAATAATGaacaaaaatcaaatataatttaaaatagactAACACAAAAAATGTGCAGGTTTTCAAATTAAAATAGACAATTAATACGAGGGCGATATTATATTTACCAACTTGAATTATAATGTTGAGATAATATCAATATCTCATTGTTTGCTGTCAATAAGGTTGTGGTCACGAAGGCATGAACGTTACGCTTAACGAACaaatgataaatattaaataacatccgaaaaaagagaagaaaatttaaatatcttaaaCCAAACATTGCTAATGCCTTTTTAGTACATTTTCATTCAGGTTGCTGATGAGTGAACCTGGGTAGCTATTGTAGCCAAATAATGCATATACATTTCTAAAAAACTTTCAGAATTATGAATGCTTTCACACAATTACTTGAACTATGTTTATTCTGCTTAGTTTCACATCGAACCATCGAATGTGCCTAGCACTTATCAAAACTGCATTTTTTTCCCCACTTTTGCCACTTTTGAAAAATCTATTAAACCAAATTACCACTACACATATAATATAGTGTTAGCCAAAGAATCCAACAGCTATTTACACAATTGCCCTTTCCTACACTAAAACCACAAGGCCTTGACAATGACAATGCATGACATCTTTTCATTCTCTGAATCCGAATCCAAATTGCTGATTCGGGTATCCGAATCCGAATGAGTCACCCGAACTCGACAAATACCGGTGGGTGAATACATTCGAATTCTGTTGAAATAACCCGAAATTCTCATCAATCCGCTGGGTCCTGATGCCGCTCTGGACTTCCTCCTCCGTCGGGTTACCCGGTACAACCATTGTGTTGACGTGGCAGAACTGTGACGCGGAGGGGACATATAGGTCATTTCCATCGTAACTTGTCATCCCCTGAGATTGGCTCCCAAACTCAGGGACCGAGTCGAGACCCCCCGAGTTGACCCAGTCCGGGAAATTATTGCCTGTGCCGCCAAGGGTGAGCTTTTCTTCGTGCTGCAGTGAGTTAACCCGCGGTAAGGCGAAGCACCGGTCGTCGATCTCCGGCAATTCGAGCATGTCGTCGATGTGAGACGATGAAGAAGGCGACGATCCATTGCTCCATTCTTTGCTCGTAAAGCTTGGCATATTGACTTTTTGCGATGAGCTCAAGTTCTTCTTGTATATCCGACACAAAACCCAATCATCTAGCTGCAAAACACCAATATTCATAAAACAAATGcgacaaataaataatttttttaaaatcatatataaaaCTTGTGATCGAATAATGTTGTACCTTGGTGCTGCCGAGGCTCTTTTGAGAACCGTTGAGGAGACGGTACTCGTGCATGATCCAGTTTGTTTTGGTGCCTTTGGGTGCTTTGCCAATGTAGAAAACAAGTGCTTTCTTGATTCCAACTTTTCTGCCTTCGGTAGTGATTACTTTATCTGTTCCTGTGGCTTTCCAGTACCCAGAGCCAGCAACCCTGTTCGGTCGCGAACCGTTCGGATACTTTCTATCCCTGGGGCTGAAAAAGTACCATTCTTTCTCCCCAAATATTGCTTTACCTGCACAAAAACAAACCAAATAAATAAACATCTTGCTCTCAATCACAGAAATAATGTCATTATCCCTTATCAAATATATACCTGGGAGGATCCAAGGGTCGAATTTATACAAATCGATTTCCGCGATGATAGGAAGTGAGAAATGGTTGCCAGCAACCTTGCGACATAGGTACTGAACAAGAAGCTCCTCATCTGTGGGATAAAATCTAAAACCAGGAGGTAAGCTCAATTGAGAGAGAGGATCCTTCTCTGGAACTCCCATTATGCTAAAACTTTTTTGGTTTCTTGAACTCTTTTCCTtcctctgttttttatttttataagggCTTTCTATTATTTCTTCATGAAACGGAAGAGATGGCTGTTATTTATAAAGGAACAGAGGATGAAGACAAAATAAGGGAAATCATTTAGTCGAAGAATTGGGTGGCGGGACCCACTAGAGTATCGACGTCTGAGAAGCTGACACGTTTCAGTTTGGCAAGATCACTACGCGGACAACCTTATCTGCTTCTTGTACGGTCCTTAGGCTGCGCCGGATTCGATTCAATGAATAGTTTTACACTGTAGTATGATATGATATGAAGCACTTTAAATTTTAGTACTTTATTAATCATGCCTAATTTTTTGATTGCGTGTATTCTATAAACTATAAACTAGATTTTTTATGAACTATAAAATGGAGTTATAATAATCAAGAAATTATAAGTATGATTTATTTAtcaaattaatgtgaaaaagtcATATGATTTTTTGGAAGTAGGTACAATGTAGATAACCGTCACAAGAAGAAaactaataaagtaataataaaaaattgagcgAGTCATGCAGATAATGCTTACACGTGGTGGTCTGTGAAGAAGTGAGAAAGAAAAATGTGTTTGCTTaagttgttttcctttttttcctttACTGCGAGtgtgttcttttgttctttttcaaaaattccggTCAATGTCATTCttcacgtgtgtgttttttcagAGGACGGTGGACACGTGCCCAACTGCAAAATTGACAGTCCACAATATATATTTGTGGCATTATTCATTTCGTTTTGAGTTCGGAAACGATATACACATGAATTTTATAAAGTTTAATTGATAATCTAAAGTTAATTTCCTTTACAGCATTTCGTATTATAACCGATTAATATGTTAATAATCAATTTATACTTTTGTTgcaaattatttgttattttttttatgtaatttccaTTATTAAATTGCTATTAAAACtgtcattttttaattaaaaaataatgaagaaAACTCTCGTTAGAAGTCGTGATAAATGATTAATTATTTCTTGGTGAAATTTatgtttttcaataaaattttgtattttaaataaaggTATTAGACCACTGaggtaattactttttttttttttttatcacttttaGGTCTAAGTTGTTTAGGCAAAATAACAGATCATCTGAAATAGGAATATATTATCATGATTTATGATTGGTTAAAGATGGATCTGAAACTTTCATTACAAAAGAGACGACGGAAATAGAAAAGATAGAGGCACTGAAAAAAAAACAGTGGTGCGGTTTTGAAGGGTCCATTGGGTGACACGTGGTGCATGAAATATGTACTTCcttgtcttcttcttctccttttattttcgtttttgctCTTTACTTTCTTAGCGTTGCTGCTTAGGCGTTTCTTTCACTCTTCAACCTCTATGAGAAAGCTTACAAGTATTGATTGTGGATGTGGCCATTGAAGCTTTCAGGTAATTTTCACGATAAATGAAAGGTGGAGACGTGGCTGGTCAAGGTCAAGAATATGAAGTGGTGTGATTCACTGAACTGTTCTACCTTGATTGTTGACGTTTTAGATTTTTGTGAACGTGGACAACTTTAGATTTAAgataagaatgaaaagaaaaatcacaaaaatgcaattgGTTCAAAAAAAGGTATAGATACTATAAAGTAactcatctttttttaaaagtttaagtgattaaataaaaaaatatttgaaaattatgtATGTATTTAACACATTTTTTATGTACCTTATATtggaatattaaaaaataaaataataaaaattaaaatctaaatattttgTTCATATAATTGTATGTTGTGTGGTTGActgataataatataaaaaatggcAGAGGCACGCATGGCTTTTGG
Coding sequences:
- the LOC112737891 gene encoding NAC domain-containing protein 72 isoform X1, producing MGVPEKDPLSQLSLPPGFRFYPTDEELLVQYLCRKVAGNHFSLPIIAEIDLYKFDPWILPGIYLIRDNDIISVIESKMFIYLVCFCAGKAIFGEKEWYFFSPRDRKYPNGSRPNRVAGSGYWKATGTDKVITTEGRKVGIKKALVFYIGKAPKGTKTNWIMHEYRLLNGSQKSLGSTKLDDWVLCRIYKKNLSSSQKVNMPSFTSKEWSNGSSPSSSSHIDDMLELPEIDDRCFALPRVNSLQHEEKLTLGGTGNNFPDWVNSGGLDSVPEFGSQSQGMTSYDGNDLYVPSASQFCHVNTMVVPGNPTEEEVQSGIRTQRIDENFGLFQQNSNVFTHRYLSSSGDSFGFGYPNQQFGFGFRE
- the LOC112737891 gene encoding NAC domain-containing protein 72 isoform X2 yields the protein MGVPEKDPLSQLSLPPGFRFYPTDEELLVQYLCRKVAGNHFSLPIIAEIDLYKFDPWILPGKAIFGEKEWYFFSPRDRKYPNGSRPNRVAGSGYWKATGTDKVITTEGRKVGIKKALVFYIGKAPKGTKTNWIMHEYRLLNGSQKSLGSTKLDDWVLCRIYKKNLSSSQKVNMPSFTSKEWSNGSSPSSSSHIDDMLELPEIDDRCFALPRVNSLQHEEKLTLGGTGNNFPDWVNSGGLDSVPEFGSQSQGMTSYDGNDLYVPSASQFCHVNTMVVPGNPTEEEVQSGIRTQRIDENFGLFQQNSNVFTHRYLSSSGDSFGFGYPNQQFGFGFRE